One genomic region from Brienomyrus brachyistius isolate T26 unplaced genomic scaffold, BBRACH_0.4 scaffold62, whole genome shotgun sequence encodes:
- the ndufb3 gene encoding NADH dehydrogenase [ubiquinone] 1 beta subcomplex subunit 3, with protein MGGDHGHGKLSMPDHKQWKVEGTPMEFTRERLARRGLRDPWARNEAWRYLGAFTKPVTFSHVLFRGFKWGFAAFVAAVGVEYALTGPHRKSEH; from the exons ATGGGTGGCGATCATGGACATGGGAAGCTGTCTATGCCGGACCATAAGCAGTGGAAAGTGGAGGGGACCCCGATGGAATTCACTCGGGAGAGACTGGCACGCAGGGGGCTGAGGGACCCATGGGCCAG GAATGAGGCGTGGCGTTACCTGGGGGCTTTCACGAAACCGGTGACCTTTTCACACGTCTTATTCCGAGGTTTTAAGTGGGGCTTTGCTGCATTCGTGGCCGCTGTTGGTGTGGAGTATGCCCTCACCGGCCCCCACAGGAAGTCCGAACACTAA
- the LOC125725214 gene encoding CASP8 and FADD-like apoptosis regulator: protein MWAVPDVLKVTTENVFVWLLLLFAESKYGLRYRSSETCHFNLPGLAMTDEQFKTINRVVEELNHEERRKLAYLCGDLEPEGCVEDLRGKLSSLIHDGRVGPLILLELMLRMRRFDIMKRILGRNRQEVEGLLENGYVVSDYRLLMADLSENMGKEDVRSLIFLLREVLPKGRQETATSFLDVVVELEKLNKVSSEKLELIEQCLKNIHRADLAKKVQRYQMKGSGTHHVKMSGPRVEPSPGIARCQMVQSSTLKLHAPCLQPVRANAPENIKMSVPETGRQYCQDPLQTYRMQAVPRGVCVIIDCVGNDGDMLEQAFERLHFSTIQRKWPNVVESSSFLRMVSERHRELQESDAFVCCILSRGQGNNLLATEESGPGLSLDAVRRLFSAEACPGLAGKPKLFFIQSYTVNAGAPVFQWHQDEDLETDGPAVSTHVESVPSDADVFWSHCSTEHRQLEEGTHSSVYFRTLCAALLNGQKRKRHLLDIHTEVNSVIYDYNRYNTEKTYSLSLRHTLRKTLFLT from the exons ATGTGGGCGGTTCCGGATGTGCTCAAGGTCACCACGGAAAATGTCTTCGTTTGGCTGCTTCTCTTGTTCGCCGAGTCTAAATATG GACTAAGATACCGGAGTTCCGAAACGTGTCATTTTAATCTACCTGGACTCGCAATGACCGACGAACAGTTCAAGACCATCAATCGAGTTGTGGAGGAGCTGAACCATGAAGAGCGCCGGAAACTCGCGTATCTGTGCGGGGATCTGGAGCCCGAAGGTTGTGTGGAGGACCTGCGGGGGAAGCTTAGCTCCCTGATTCACGACGGCCGGGTAGGACCGCTGATTCTGCTGGAGCTCATGCTAAGGATGCGACGCTTTGACATCATGAAGAGGATACTgggaagaaacaggcaggaggtgGAAGGGCTGCTGGAAAACGGCTATGTGGTGTCGGATTATAG ATTGCTGATGGCAGATCTAAGTGAGAATATGGGTAAAGAAGATGTTCGTTCCCTTATATTCCTCTTAAGGGAAGTGCTGCCCAAGGGGAGACAGGAGACTGCTACA TCCTTTTTGGACGTGGTGGTTGAGTTGGAGAAGTTGAACAAGGTCTCCAGTGAGAAGCTGGAGCTCATCGAACAGTGTCTGAAGAACATTCACAGAGCGGATCTTGCCAAAAAGGTCCAGCGGTATCAGATGAAAG gtTCAGGGACACATCATGTTAAAATGTCAGGCCCAAGGGTGGAACCCAGCCCGGGAATCGCCCGT TGCCAGATGGTACAGAGCTCCACCCTCAAGCTTCATGCTCCATGTCTGCAACCAGTCCGAGCTAACG CTCCAGAGAACATTAAAATGTCAGTTCCTGAAACAGGAAGACAGTATTGTCAG GACCCCTTGCAGACCTACCGGATGCAGGCTGTGCCCCGAGGTGTATGCGTGATCATAGACTGTGTAGGCAATGACGGCG ACATGCTGGAGCAGGCTTTCGAGCGACTGCACTTCAGCACGATCCAGCGGAAATGGCCGAATGTGGTTGAGAGCAGTTCCTTCCTGAGGATGGTGTCCGAGAGGCACCGTGAGCTCCAGGAATCTGATGCCTTCGTCTGTTGCATCCTGAGCCGCGGTCAGGGTAATAACCTCCTGGCCACGGAGGAGAGCGGCCCGGGGCTGAGCCTAGATGCTGTCCGGCGGCTCTTCTCCGCGGAGGCCTGTCCAGGCCTGGCAGGGAAACCGAAGCTCTTCTTCATCCAGAGTTACACCGTGAATGCAGGTGCCCCAGTCTTTCAATGGCACCAGGATGAGGACCTGGAAACTGACGGACCCGCTGTCTCCACCCACGTGGAATCCGTGCCTTCAGATGCGGACGTCTTCTGGAGCCACTGCAGCACTGAACACCGGCAGCTGGAGGAGGGCACACATAGCTCTGTGTATTTCCGCACCTTGTGCGCCGCCCTGCTGAACGGGCAGAAGAG aaaGCGTCACCTTCTAGACATTCACACAGAAGTCAACTCTGTTATCTACGACTACAACCGGTACAACACGGAGAAGACCTACAGTCTCAGTCTACGGCATACACTACGAAAGACTCTCTTCCTAACCTGA